The following are encoded in a window of Kogia breviceps isolate mKogBre1 chromosome 10, mKogBre1 haplotype 1, whole genome shotgun sequence genomic DNA:
- the NICN1 gene encoding nicolin-1 isoform X2: protein MSRVSVPCHVKGTVALQVGDVRTSQGRPGVLVIDVTFPSVAPFELQEIMFKNYYTAFLTIRVRQHTSTHAPAKWVTCLRDYCLMPDPHSEEGAQEYVSLFKHQMLCDMGKVLELRLILRQPSPLWLSFTVEELQIYQQGPKSPSMTFPKWLSHPVPCEQPAPLLEGLPDPSRVSSEVQQMWALTEMIRASHTSTRIGRFDVDGCYDLNLLSYT, encoded by the exons ATGTCCCGCGTGTCGGTCCCTTGTCATGTGAAAGGCACCGTGGCCTTGCAGGTGGGCGACGTGCGGACTTCCCAAGGCCGGCCTGGCGTGCTGGTCATCGACGTCACCTTCCCCAGCGTCGCGCCCTTCGAG TTGCAGGAGATCATGTTTAAGAATTACTACACAGCCTTTCTGACCATCCGTGTTCGCCAGCACACCTCAACACACGCTCCAGCCAAGTGGGTGACCTGCCTTCGGGACTACTGCCTGATGCCTGACCCACACAGTGAGGAGGGAGCTCAGGAGTATGTATCGCTGTTCAAGCACCAG aTGCTGTGTGACATGGGCAAAGTATTGGAACTACGCCTGATTCTGCGACAGCCATCACCACTGTGGTTGTCTTTCACGGTGGAGGAGCTGCAGATCTACCAGCAGGGACCAAAG AGCCCTTCCATGACCTTCCCCAAGTGGCTCTCGCACCCAGTGCCTTGTGAGCAGCCTGCTCCCCTTCTTGAG GGTCTCCCAGACCCCAGCAGGGTATCCTCCGAGGTACAGCAGATGTGGGCGCTGACAGAGATGATCCGGGCCAGTCACACCTCCACAAGGATCGGCCGCTTTGAT GTGGATGGCTGTTATGACCTGAACTTGCTCTCCTACACTTGA
- the NICN1 gene encoding nicolin-1 isoform X1: protein MSRVSVPCHVKGTVALQVGDVRTSQGRPGVLVIDVTFPSVAPFEHTSTHAPAKWVTCLRDYCLMPDPHSEEGAQEYVSLFKHQMLCDMGKVLELRLILRQPSPLWLSFTVEELQIYQQGPKSPSMTFPKWLSHPVPCEQPAPLLEGLPDPSRVSSEVQQMWALTEMIRASHTSTRIGRFDVDGCYDLNLLSYT from the exons ATGTCCCGCGTGTCGGTCCCTTGTCATGTGAAAGGCACCGTGGCCTTGCAGGTGGGCGACGTGCGGACTTCCCAAGGCCGGCCTGGCGTGCTGGTCATCGACGTCACCTTCCCCAGCGTCGCGCCCTTCGAG CACACCTCAACACACGCTCCAGCCAAGTGGGTGACCTGCCTTCGGGACTACTGCCTGATGCCTGACCCACACAGTGAGGAGGGAGCTCAGGAGTATGTATCGCTGTTCAAGCACCAG aTGCTGTGTGACATGGGCAAAGTATTGGAACTACGCCTGATTCTGCGACAGCCATCACCACTGTGGTTGTCTTTCACGGTGGAGGAGCTGCAGATCTACCAGCAGGGACCAAAG AGCCCTTCCATGACCTTCCCCAAGTGGCTCTCGCACCCAGTGCCTTGTGAGCAGCCTGCTCCCCTTCTTGAG GGTCTCCCAGACCCCAGCAGGGTATCCTCCGAGGTACAGCAGATGTGGGCGCTGACAGAGATGATCCGGGCCAGTCACACCTCCACAAGGATCGGCCGCTTTGAT GTGGATGGCTGTTATGACCTGAACTTGCTCTCCTACACTTGA
- the AMT gene encoding aminomethyltransferase, mitochondrial isoform X1 gives MQRAGSMMSCLGLCLQALPSALRRSLSSAQDVLRRTPLYDFHLAHGGKMVAFAGWNLPVQYRDSHVDSHLHTRRHCSLFDVSHMLQTKIFGHDRVKLMESLVVGDIAELKPNQGTLSLFTNEAGGILDDLIVTNTSEGHLYVVSNAGCWEKDLTLMQGKVRELQNMGSDVGLEVMDNALLALQGPTAAQVLQAGVADDLRKLPFMTSAVMEVFGVSGCRVTRCGYTGEDGVEISVLAAEAVRLATALLENPEVKLAGLAARDSLRLEAGLCLYGNDIDEHTTPVEGSLSWTLGKRRRAAMDFPGASVIVPQLKGKVQRRRVGLMCEGAPVRAHNPILSTEGTVLGAVTSGCPSPCLKKNVAMGYVPYEYSRPGTLLLVEVRRKLQMAMVSKMPFVPTNYYTLK, from the exons ATGCAGCGGGCTGGGAGCATGATGTCCTGTCTGGGCTTGTGTCTCCAGGCGCTCCCCTCGGCCCTGCGCCGTTCTCTCAGTAGTGCACAG GACGTGCTCCGCAGGACACCACTCTATGACTTCCACCTGGCCCATGGCGGGAAGATGGTGGCATTCGCAGGCTGGAATCTGCCTGTGCAGTACCGGGACAGCCACGTTGACTCACACCTGCATACACGCCGGCACTGCTCGCTCTTTGACgtgtcccacatgctgcag ACCAAGATATTTGGCCATGACCGGGTGAAGCTGATGGAAAGTCTAGTGGTTGGAGATATTGCAGAGCTAAAGCCAAACCAG GGAACACTGTCGCTCTTTACCAATGAGGCTGGTGGCATCTTAGATGACTTGATTGTGACCAACACCTCTGAGGGACACCTGTATGTGGTGTCCAATGCTGGCTGCTGGGAAAAGGACCTGACCCTCATGCAG ggCAAGGTTAGGGAGCTTCAGAACATGGGCAGTGATGTGGGCCTGGAGGTGATGGATAATGCCTTGCTAGCCCTGCAAG GCCCCACTGCGGCCCAGGTGCTACAGGCTGGCGTGGCAGATGATCTGAGGAAACTGCCCTTCATGACCAGTGCTGTGATGGAGGTGTTTGGCGTGTCTGGCTGCCGTGTGACCCGCTGTGGCTACACAGGAGAGGATGGTGTGGAG ATCTCGGTGCTGGCGGCGGAGGCAGTCCGCCTGGCAACAGCTCTGTTGGAAAACCCAGAGGTGAAGCTggcagggctggcggcccgggaCAGCCTGCGCCTGGAGGCAGGCCTCTGCCTGTATGGGAACGACATTGACGAGCACACCACACCCGTGGAAGGCAGCCTCAGTTGGACATTGG GGAAGCGCCGCCGAGCTGCTATGGACTTCCCAGGAGCCTCGGTCATTGTTCCCCAGCTGAAGGGCAAGGTGCAGCGGAGGCGTGTGGGGTTAATGTGTGAGGGGGCTCCTGTGCGGGCACACAACCCCATCCTGAGTACGGAGGGTACTGTGCTTG GTGCTGTGACCAGTGGCTGCCCCTCACCCTGCCTGAAGAAGAATGTGGCAATGGGTTATGTGCCCTATGAGTACAGTCGGCCAGGTACCCTGCTGCTGGTAGAGGTGCGGCGAAAGCTGCAGATGGCCATGGTCAGCAAGATGCCCTTTGTGCCCACAAACTATTATACCCTTAAGTGA
- the AMT gene encoding aminomethyltransferase, mitochondrial isoform X2, whose amino-acid sequence MQRAGSMMSCLGLCLQALPSALRRSLSSAQDVLRRTPLYDFHLAHGGKMVAFAGWNLPVQYRDSHVDSHLHTRRHCSLFDVSHMLQTKIFGHDRVKLMESLVVGDIAELKPNQGKVRELQNMGSDVGLEVMDNALLALQGPTAAQVLQAGVADDLRKLPFMTSAVMEVFGVSGCRVTRCGYTGEDGVEISVLAAEAVRLATALLENPEVKLAGLAARDSLRLEAGLCLYGNDIDEHTTPVEGSLSWTLGKRRRAAMDFPGASVIVPQLKGKVQRRRVGLMCEGAPVRAHNPILSTEGTVLGAVTSGCPSPCLKKNVAMGYVPYEYSRPGTLLLVEVRRKLQMAMVSKMPFVPTNYYTLK is encoded by the exons ATGCAGCGGGCTGGGAGCATGATGTCCTGTCTGGGCTTGTGTCTCCAGGCGCTCCCCTCGGCCCTGCGCCGTTCTCTCAGTAGTGCACAG GACGTGCTCCGCAGGACACCACTCTATGACTTCCACCTGGCCCATGGCGGGAAGATGGTGGCATTCGCAGGCTGGAATCTGCCTGTGCAGTACCGGGACAGCCACGTTGACTCACACCTGCATACACGCCGGCACTGCTCGCTCTTTGACgtgtcccacatgctgcag ACCAAGATATTTGGCCATGACCGGGTGAAGCTGATGGAAAGTCTAGTGGTTGGAGATATTGCAGAGCTAAAGCCAAACCAG ggCAAGGTTAGGGAGCTTCAGAACATGGGCAGTGATGTGGGCCTGGAGGTGATGGATAATGCCTTGCTAGCCCTGCAAG GCCCCACTGCGGCCCAGGTGCTACAGGCTGGCGTGGCAGATGATCTGAGGAAACTGCCCTTCATGACCAGTGCTGTGATGGAGGTGTTTGGCGTGTCTGGCTGCCGTGTGACCCGCTGTGGCTACACAGGAGAGGATGGTGTGGAG ATCTCGGTGCTGGCGGCGGAGGCAGTCCGCCTGGCAACAGCTCTGTTGGAAAACCCAGAGGTGAAGCTggcagggctggcggcccgggaCAGCCTGCGCCTGGAGGCAGGCCTCTGCCTGTATGGGAACGACATTGACGAGCACACCACACCCGTGGAAGGCAGCCTCAGTTGGACATTGG GGAAGCGCCGCCGAGCTGCTATGGACTTCCCAGGAGCCTCGGTCATTGTTCCCCAGCTGAAGGGCAAGGTGCAGCGGAGGCGTGTGGGGTTAATGTGTGAGGGGGCTCCTGTGCGGGCACACAACCCCATCCTGAGTACGGAGGGTACTGTGCTTG GTGCTGTGACCAGTGGCTGCCCCTCACCCTGCCTGAAGAAGAATGTGGCAATGGGTTATGTGCCCTATGAGTACAGTCGGCCAGGTACCCTGCTGCTGGTAGAGGTGCGGCGAAAGCTGCAGATGGCCATGGTCAGCAAGATGCCCTTTGTGCCCACAAACTATTATACCCTTAAGTGA
- the AMT gene encoding aminomethyltransferase, mitochondrial isoform X3 yields MESLVVGDIAELKPNQGTLSLFTNEAGGILDDLIVTNTSEGHLYVVSNAGCWEKDLTLMQGKVRELQNMGSDVGLEVMDNALLALQGPTAAQVLQAGVADDLRKLPFMTSAVMEVFGVSGCRVTRCGYTGEDGVEISVLAAEAVRLATALLENPEVKLAGLAARDSLRLEAGLCLYGNDIDEHTTPVEGSLSWTLGKRRRAAMDFPGASVIVPQLKGKVQRRRVGLMCEGAPVRAHNPILSTEGTVLGAVTSGCPSPCLKKNVAMGYVPYEYSRPGTLLLVEVRRKLQMAMVSKMPFVPTNYYTLK; encoded by the exons ATGGAAAGTCTAGTGGTTGGAGATATTGCAGAGCTAAAGCCAAACCAG GGAACACTGTCGCTCTTTACCAATGAGGCTGGTGGCATCTTAGATGACTTGATTGTGACCAACACCTCTGAGGGACACCTGTATGTGGTGTCCAATGCTGGCTGCTGGGAAAAGGACCTGACCCTCATGCAG ggCAAGGTTAGGGAGCTTCAGAACATGGGCAGTGATGTGGGCCTGGAGGTGATGGATAATGCCTTGCTAGCCCTGCAAG GCCCCACTGCGGCCCAGGTGCTACAGGCTGGCGTGGCAGATGATCTGAGGAAACTGCCCTTCATGACCAGTGCTGTGATGGAGGTGTTTGGCGTGTCTGGCTGCCGTGTGACCCGCTGTGGCTACACAGGAGAGGATGGTGTGGAG ATCTCGGTGCTGGCGGCGGAGGCAGTCCGCCTGGCAACAGCTCTGTTGGAAAACCCAGAGGTGAAGCTggcagggctggcggcccgggaCAGCCTGCGCCTGGAGGCAGGCCTCTGCCTGTATGGGAACGACATTGACGAGCACACCACACCCGTGGAAGGCAGCCTCAGTTGGACATTGG GGAAGCGCCGCCGAGCTGCTATGGACTTCCCAGGAGCCTCGGTCATTGTTCCCCAGCTGAAGGGCAAGGTGCAGCGGAGGCGTGTGGGGTTAATGTGTGAGGGGGCTCCTGTGCGGGCACACAACCCCATCCTGAGTACGGAGGGTACTGTGCTTG GTGCTGTGACCAGTGGCTGCCCCTCACCCTGCCTGAAGAAGAATGTGGCAATGGGTTATGTGCCCTATGAGTACAGTCGGCCAGGTACCCTGCTGCTGGTAGAGGTGCGGCGAAAGCTGCAGATGGCCATGGTCAGCAAGATGCCCTTTGTGCCCACAAACTATTATACCCTTAAGTGA
- the TCTA gene encoding T-cell leukemia translocation-altered gene protein isoform X2 translates to MAEPWSGQSLQALPATVLGALGALGSEFLLEWEAQDMRVTLFKLLLLWLVLSLLSIQLAWGFYGSTVTGLYHRPGLGGQNGSTPDGSTHFPSWETAANEPLKTHRE, encoded by the exons ATGGCGGAGCCTTGGTCTGGGCAGTCCTTGCAGGCTCTGCCGGCCACGGTGCTGGGCGCTCTGGGCGCCCTCGGCAGCGAGTTCCTGCTGGAGTGGGAGGCGCAGGACATGCGCGTGACCCTCTTCAAGCTGCTGCTGCTTTGGTTGGTGTTAAGTCTCCTGAGCATCCAGCTGGCGTGGGGGTTCTACGGGAGTACGGTGACCGGGCTGTATCACCGGCCAG GTCTGGGCGGCCAGAATGGATCCACACCTGATGGCTCCACGCATTTCCCTTCCTG GGAAACAGCAGCAAATGAACCTCTTAAAACCCACAGAGAATAA
- the TCTA gene encoding T-cell leukemia translocation-altered gene protein isoform X1 — translation MAEPWSGQSLQALPATVLGALGALGSEFLLEWEAQDMRVTLFKLLLLWLVLSLLSIQLAWGFYGSTVTGLYHRPDTHPQLAAALDVFLPPGLGGQNGSTPDGSTHFPSWETAANEPLKTHRE, via the exons ATGGCGGAGCCTTGGTCTGGGCAGTCCTTGCAGGCTCTGCCGGCCACGGTGCTGGGCGCTCTGGGCGCCCTCGGCAGCGAGTTCCTGCTGGAGTGGGAGGCGCAGGACATGCGCGTGACCCTCTTCAAGCTGCTGCTGCTTTGGTTGGTGTTAAGTCTCCTGAGCATCCAGCTGGCGTGGGGGTTCTACGGGAGTACGGTGACCGGGCTGTATCACCGGCCAG ATACCCACCCCCAGCTTGCTGCAGCTCTGGATGTGTTCCTGCCCCCAGGTCTGGGCGGCCAGAATGGATCCACACCTGATGGCTCCACGCATTTCCCTTCCTG GGAAACAGCAGCAAATGAACCTCTTAAAACCCACAGAGAATAA